A window of Longimicrobium sp. genomic DNA:
CGAGCAGGCATCCGACCTGCCGAAGGGGCACCGCTACCGCAAGCGAACCCCCGCAATGGCCATCGGGCTGAGCGGCCACGTCTGGACCTGGGAGGAATTCCTGACTCGGAGAATTCATCACTGATGAGTAGAGTCACTACCTATAGATCCTTCGGCCTGCAAACGCTTGCGCAGACGCTGATTACGGTCTGACCGGCCTCAGGATGACGTCAGCGGGCGATCAATCAAGATTCCCGGATTTCGGTCGGCCTCAGGACGAGCCAGCGCGGGGGATAATGATCAGCGTCCGATCCTGCATATCTTGCCCCTATCTCCCTGCCACGGCGAAACTTTCGGCTTGGCGCGGCGTACTGGACCGGGCCGGCGGCTTGTGCGCACCTGCCGTCCGGCGGATATTCGTTCGGCCCCGCCCCACCCTCCCGGCGGGCCGCATCCACCGCATGCGTGAGCACAGTGTCGACCTCTCAGACCCGGGCCGCGGCGCGCTCCAAGGCCACCGCCAAGGACAAGCCGGACGCGAAGAAGAAGAACGAGGCGCTCGAGTGGGCCAAGTCCATCGGCGCCGCCATCGTGCTCTTCCTGGTCATCCGCACCTTCCTGATCCAGGCGTACTCCATCCCCTCCAACAGCATGGAGCAGACGCTGCTGGTGGGTGACTACCTGATGGCCAACAACGCCGTCTTCGGCGCGCACATTCCGTTCACCGGGTGGCGCGTTCCGGGCTTCCGCGACCCGCGCCACGGCGAGATCGTCGTCTTCCGCCCCACCTACAACCACCCCGAGGAAGACGTGGTCAAGCGGGTGATCGGCATCCCCGGCGACACCCTGCAGGGGCGCGACGGCGCGGTCTATCGCAACGGCAGGAAGCTCGACGAGCCGTACGTGCAGCGCTCCGGCACCCCCGACGCCGAGATCGGCTTCGATGGGCGCGTGGGCGTGCCGCCCGAGGTCATCCCCGAGCGCTACGGCTACCACAACCATCTCCCGGCGCTCGTCTCCTCCGTCGACAAGCCCGGCTATCACCCCACGCGCGACAACTGGGGCCCCGTCGTCGTCCCCCCGAACAGCTACTGGGTGATGGGCGACAACCGCGACGAGTCGCTGGACTCGCGCTTCATGGGCTTCATCCCGCGCCAGGTGATCCGCGGCAAGCCGCTGTTCATCTACTTCAGCGTCGACCCCGAGAAGGATTCGCCCTTCCCGCACTTCCTGACGGCGGCGCGGTGGGGCCGCATCGGCTCGGCGATCCACGCCTGCTGCTCGCGGTAGCATGACGGGGAGCGGGAGCGCGCCGCGCGCGGGATCCGGCGCCGCGCTCCTGCTTCCCGAGCCGCCGGGCCCGCCCACGCGCGGCCTCCCCTTCGCGCACCTCGCGCGCTTCCGCCGCGATCCCCTCGCCTTCCTCGAGAGCGTCCACCGCCGCTACGGTGACGTGGCGCGCTTCCGCTTCGGCCCGCGCCGGCTCTATCTCCTGGCGCACCCCGACCTGGTCCGCGACGTCCTGGTCACCCAGCACCGCAACTTCATCAAGAGCAAGGCGCTGCAGCGCGCCCGCGTGGTACTCGGCGAAGGGCTGCTGACCAGCGAGGGCGAGCATCACCTGCGGCAGCGGCGTCTGGCGCAGCCCGCCTTCCACCGCGAGCGCATCGCCGCGCTGGGCGAGACGATGGTGGGCTACGCCGCGCGGATGGCGGAGGGCTGGATCTCCGGACGGGAGATGGAGGTGACGCGGGAGATGAACCGGCTGACGCTGGCCATCGCCGGGAAGACGCTCTTCGGCGCGGACGTGGAGGCCGAGGCGGACGAGATCGGCGGCGCGCTGACCACGGCGCTGGAGGCGTTCAAGCGGTTGACCAATCCCCTCGGCCCCCTCCTCGACCGCCTGCCGCTCCCCACCACCATCCGGGTGAAGCGGGCCGCGGCGCGGCTCGACGCCACCATCTTCCGCATGATCGACGAGCGGCGCCGCGGCGGCGAGGACCGCGGCGACCTGCTGTCCATGCTCCTGGCCGCGCGCGACGAGGAGGGCGACGGCGGAGGGATGACGGACACGCAGCTCCGCGACGAGGCGCTGACCCTCTTCCTCGCCGGCCACGAAACCACGGCGAACGCGCTCGCCTGGACCTGGCACCTCCTCGCGCTCCATCCCGGCGCCGAGACGCGCCTCCACGCGGAGCTGGACAGCGTCCTCGCCGGCCGGGATCCGAGTGTGGAGGATCTGCCGCGGCTGCCGTACACGCGCGCCATGCTGGCCGAGTCGATGCGGCTCTACCCGCCCGCGTGGACCATCGGGCGCGAGCCGCTGGAGGCGTTCGAGGCAGGGGGATACCGCATCCGCGCGGGCTCGGTGGTGCTGGTGAGCCCGTGGATCACGCACCGCGACCCGCGCTGGTGGGCGGAGCCGGAGCGCTTCGATCCGGGGAGATGGACGCCGGAGATGGAGGCCGAGCGGGCGCGCTTCGCCTACTTCCCGTTCGGCGGCGGCCCGCGCAAGTGCATCGGCGAGGGGTTCGCGTGGACGGAGGGGATCCTGGTGCTGGCGACCGTCGCCCGGCGCTGGCGCCTGCGCCACGCGCCGGACGCGGAGGTCGGCCGCCAGCCGCTCATCACCCTCCGCCCCACGGGGCTGCGGATGATCGCGGAGCCGCGTCAGCCGTCCGCCGCTTCATCCTCCCGCTCGCCGTAGTCGATCGACGACTGCAGCACCTCGGGGCGCCGGCCGCTGAACAGCGCGCCGAGCTGCTCCCACCCGCCGCGCCGCCGCACCAGCACCACGGCGACGTCCACGTCGTCGTCCCACACCCCGTCCACGTAGAGGAAGTGCACGTCGCCGAGCCGGTCCGGCAACGGCACGCCGATCTCCTCGCCGTCGATTGTGACGGTGATCCGGCCGCCGCGCTCGAACTCGTCGCGGCCGATCTCGCGCTCCACGAACAGGTCGCCGTCGACCTCCCACGCATGGTCGGAGACGGGCTCGCCTGCGCGGTAGAAGAACGGCTCGAAGTCGCGGCCGTCGCGGCGCTTCAGGTTCTCGTCCTCGGCCCAGTCCAGCTCCTCCAGCGCGTCCTCGCCCGCCGCCGATTCGCGGTGGTGGCGGATCTCGTGGGTGATGGTCTCCCACAGCTCCGCCTCCCAGTCGAAGTCCGGGTCGATCCTGGCCAGCTCGCGGAACGAACCGTGGTACAGGTGCACGCCCGAGCGGATCTCGTCGGGCCGGGCGCCGCCGGGGTCGTACTCGCCGGTGGCGCACTCGCCCAGCGTCCACACGTCGCGCATGGTGGGGTGCGGCACCGCCCGCCGCTCGACCGCGACGTACTCCACCCCGTGCCGCAGCTCCGCCGGGATCGCATCGAAGATCTCCCGCGCCCGCCGCTCGAACCGCTTGAAGTCCATCGCCGATCACCGGGTGAAATCAAGGCGGTGAAGCACACCGCCACCCCGTAACCATCGCGGGCCAAGGGCGAAAACGTCAACGACCGCTCCGGGTCCGGAGCGGTCGTCAAGCCGCTTGAATGGATGAGGTTGGGGCCCCACGCCTCTCCTACTTACGAGCGCAAGGTGGCTCCCGACGCGTCCGGCGGGGGCACCAGTCGATCCGCGAACTGCTTCTGGTACTCCATGTAGTGCTCCACGAGCCGCTTGGGATCGTTGCCGTGCCGCGCGGCGATCTGGCGGCGGATCCGCCGGATCTCATCCACCACGGGATCGGAGCAGTCGGTCGCCTTCATGGGACCCTCGCCAGCATTTTTCAGGAGTGGCAGAGTCGGCACCTGCGTGCACCAAGGTGCTGTGAATGCAGCTGCTCGAAGGGCGACAATCCTCTCAAGCAGCAGGATTCTTCCGCTTCCGATCGAGTTCTTCCTTCGTGATGACCAGGTCGCGTAGCTCCGGAGAGTTCTGCAGCTCCAGCAGGTAGGCATAGTACTTATCGCGGTCGTGTCCGAACTCCTCCGCGATTCGGCGGCGGATTTCCCAGATCTCCTTCAGCGGAGCATCGGGATCGTTTTCGTCAATCATCGCGTCCTCCCATCAGCGCTCGCGGGGTCACGATCGTCGGGACTGCCAAGCCCAGCTTTGTGTTCACACGCCGGACGTGTTGAAATTTGTTCGCGTTCGCGAGGTGTCGGTAGTCCCACGTAACCAGGTAGTCGCATGCGTAGTACGATGCGAACGCGAGGTGAAGCGCATCGCCGTCGCGGACAGCGGGCATGAGCTTCTGCGCGATGTAGGTGTCTTCGATCCCCCTGAGTCGCGGTACGAGGGGAAGGAGCCGGATTTGCCGAAGAAACTGAATCCAATCACCCTGACGATGATCGGGCCCGCGGAAAATCTCTCCCCACACGGTCACGCTCGTTACGAGCTCGTATCGAGCGGGCGCGATGTCCCACCAGGCTCGCGTCCAATGGCGCTGCGCGACGATTTCCGGCGCCTGCCGCTCATCGAAGTAGAAGCTCGGGATTGTGGTCTCGACATAGACGCGAGGTCTGCTCATCCAAAGAATCTACTTGCACCACCAGCAGAAATCAACATTGTTTACGATGGCGAAATGGGGATGGAACGTAGACTTCTCACTTGTAGATAAACAGAGAAGTCAGCACGGTTTGGTGAATTACGCAGGTGAGGGGAGTCGCGTCGCGCTGGTGTCACCGATGGCGAAAAACGGGCGGGGTAGCGCGCAGCACCCCGCCCGTTCGTTTCGATCCCCCGCCGGCCGACGCCCTACCGCGTCTCCAGCCCAGGCAGGATGTCGACGTGCACCTTCTGCGTCTCCTTCACGCTGCCGTAGGTGAGGGTGACGGTGTAGTCGCCGGTGCGGACGAAGCGCTGGCCCTCGCCACCGTACTCGGTCAGCAGGTCCTTACTCTGCTTCAGGTCCCAGTTGATGCGGTTCAGCCCCGGCACTCCCGGCGCGGTGATGTTGGCCACCGTCGCGCCCGCCGCGTCGGTCACGCTGATCTTCACCTCGTCGCCCGTCAGCCGGCGGATGTAGTAGGTGATCAGCGCGCCGGCAGGTGGGTTGGCGCCGCGGAACACCCCGTTGCCTCCGCTGTCCGCCCATCCCGGGAACGGCTCGAACCCCGTGGCCGGGCGGATGGGGAAGAGCACCGCGTCCTTCCCCCGCGCCGTGTCGCCCAGCATCTCCAGCGCGCGGATGTCGTCGATCACGTACAGCGAGCGGCCGTGCGTGGCGGCCACCAAGTCCAGGTCGCGCGGGTGGATGAGGATGTCGTCCACCGCCACCGTCGGCAGGTCGCCGATCCTCCGCCACGTCCGCCCGCGGTCGAGCGAGGCGAAGAGCCCGAACTCCGTCCCCGCGAAGAGCAGGCTGGGGTTGTTGACGTCCTCGCGCAGCACCTTCACCGGGCCGTCGGGCGGGAGGTTGCCGGCCACGCTCTCCCACGTCCGCCCCCCGTCCGCCGTACGGTACGCCAGCGGCGCGAACTTCCCGCTGCGGTGCGCATCGACCGCCAGATAGGCGACCCGTGCGTCGAAGTGGCCCGGCTCCACGCGGCTGATCCACTCGCCGCGCACCGCCGCGGGAAGGTTGCGGGTGAGGTCGGTCCAGTGCGCGCCCTCGTCCTCCGTCATCCACAGCCTGCCGTCGTCCGTCCCCGCCCACAGCAGGCCGCGGCGAAGCGGGCTCTCGGCGAGCGTGTAGACCACGCCGTAGCTCTCCGCGCCGCTGCCGGTGGTCTGGATGCGCTCGAGGATCTGCGCGGAGAGATCGGGCGAGATCGCGCGCCAGGTCTCGCCGTTGTCCGTCAGCCGGAAGACGCGGTTGCCGGCCAGGTAGGCGACGCCGGGCGTGTGGCGGCTGGGGATCAGCGGCGAGTTCCAGTGGAAGCGGAAGCCCGTCTGCCCCTCGGCCGGCTCGGGACGCAGCCCCTTCACCGCGCCGCTGCGCAGGTCGAAGCGGTGCACGTAGCCCTGCTGCGATTCGGCGAAGACGACGTTGGGGTTCTGCGCGTCGAAGAAGCAGTAGAAGCCGTCGCCGCCCTGGATGTTGATCCAGTCGGCGTTGGCGATCCCCTCCTTGCTGCGCGTCTGGCTGGGGCCTACCCAGTTCAGGTTGTCCTGCAGCCCCCCGCAGATCCGGTACGGCCGCGAGGAGTCTGCCTGGATGCGGTAGAACTCGCCCGCCGCGAAGCGGTTCATGAAGTCCCACCCCTCGCCCTTCTTGTAGCTCTGGTAGATGCCGCCGTCGGTGCCCAGCAGCAGGCGATTGGTGTTGCGGGGATCGATCGCCAGCGCGTGGTTGTCGGCGTGCACGTTCTTGAACAGGTCCTCGCGCCAGGTGCGGCCGCCGTCGTCGGAGACGTGCAGCATGAACCCGAGCACGTACACGCGCCTGTCGTTCTCCGGGTCCACGCGGATCTGCGAGAAGTAGAAGGGACGGGGATTCAGGTTGCTCATCCGCGTCCAGTGCTCGCCGCCGTCGTCCGAGCGGAAGACGCCGCCGCTCTTGCTGTGCACGTCGTCGATGTTGCTCGTCCCCGAGGCGTCGCTCTGGACGACGGCGTAGAGGATGCGCGGGTCCTTGGCGTAGACCGAGAGCCCGATCCGCCCCGTTCCCGTCGGAAGTCCCGCGGTCAGCTTGCGCCACGTCTGGCCACCGTCGGTGGACTTGAAGATGCCGCCCAGGTCACGCCCGTCGGTGGCGTCCGGGCCCGCGGCGAACGACCACGGCGTGCGCCGCCGCGCGTAAAGCGCCGCGTACAGCACGTTCGGGTTCTTTGGGTCGACGGCGATGTCGCCGCAGCCGACGCGGTCCTGGTACGGCGCGGGCGCGGAGAGCGTCTTGCGCCACGTCGCGCCCGCATCCGTCGTGCGGTAGCACCCGCGCTCGCCCGGCGTCCACACGTCACCCGTGGCGGCGACCCACGCGGTGCGGGGATCGGTGGGGTGGACGACCACGCGGTTGATCATCCGCGTCGGCGCGAGGCCCACGCTGCGCCAGGTCGCGCCCGCATCGGTGGAGCGGTAGACGCCGGCGCCCCAGCTCACGCTGTTGCGGTCGTTGGCCTCACCGGTGCCGACCCAGATCACCTTGGGGTCGGAGGGGGAGACGGCGATGTCGCCGATGGCGGCCACGCGCTCGTGCTCGAAGATCGCCGACCAGGTGGCGCCGTTGTCGGTGGTCTTCATGATCCCGCCCGTGCCGAGCCCCACGTAGAAGGTGAAGGGATCGCTCGGATCGAGCTCCACGTCCGACACGCGACCGCCCATCACCGCCGGGCCGATGCTGCGGGCGCGCAGCGCGGGCACCAGCAGCGTGGAATCGAACGGCGCGCGGAACGGCGGCAGCCCACGTGGCTCGCCCCGCTGCTGCGCGGCCGCGGGGGACGTGAGGAGCGCTGCGGCGGCGAGCGGGACGAAAATCCTCCGGTTCATGAGACGGGACTCGGCTGGTTGGAGGGATCGCCGGAGATCGCGGGGTGGTGGGAGCCGCGACGGGGGGTGCCTACGATAAAGCGCAATTCGTGGGGAATCAATTCGCGGGGAATGTGCGTGAGTGCGGAAGTGCATGAGTGCGCGGGATCGTCGCGCTGATGCTGATCCCGCGCGGCGATCCAGCGCACTTCCGCACTTACGCACTCACGCACTTCCGCCGTCGTCTCTCGCCGCCTCGATCTCCCTCAGCAGCTCGTCGTCCGGCAGCGACTCCTCCCAGCCGCCAGGAAGCCGCAGCTCCACCGACTTCGCGCCACCGCTGGGCGTGCAAACCACGCGAAATCGCTCGCCCGCGCCGTCGGCTTTCGCCGCCTCGCCGCCGTTGCCGTCCGGCGAGAGGCCGGCGTAGGCTTCCACGCAGCTCCAGCGAACTCCTTGCTGATCCGTCACTTCGCGCACCACTCGCATCTCCCGTGAAAAGGGTCGATCGGTCGCGCGGGCCATGCGAGATGCAGGCCGGACGAACGGGACGCGGCACGTTATCCGCGAAAATCAACAAGTAGACACTTGCAGGCGCGTGTTCCGGCTCATAAGCTACCCAGTGTATTTATCTTGGCGGTTCACATGGTAAACGCCACCGGGCGTTTACGGACGGGCGGGCCTGAATGGGCGCGCCCGGCCGCGGCATACCTTCGGACGAGGTCCTCCGCACCGCGCTGCAGCGCGCGTGGGAGCAGGACGAGACCTCGCTGTACACGCTGGAGCGCGACATCGGCCGCTCTCCGGCGGGGCTGCTGAAGTTCCTCAACGGCGCCGCCCCGCGCCCCGCCACCCGCAAGAAGCTCCTCGATTGGTACGTCACCCAGCCGCCGGTGGAAGACGAGCCGGAGCTGGCGCTGGCCAGGCCGCTCTTCGCGCGCCTCGTCCCCGGGCTGCCGGACGAGGACTGCGAGAAGCTGATGCGCGCGCTGGCCACCCGCGCGGTCGACCTCTACCGCCGCCGCAACACCCCTGCCCCGCGCTGGATCGGCGAGCTCGCCGAGACGTCCGAATAGGCTCCGCTCTCGAAATCTCCCTTTATCGATCCGCAGGCTGGAGGAGCTCCAGCCAGATGCCGTGCGCCCGCTCCGGCCGGACGCGCAGCCATTCCCCGCGCGAATCGCGGCCGCTCATGGCCGCATCGGCGGGGAGATGGAGGGCCTGCCGCGCCGCAGCCAGGTTCGCGACCTCCAGCGTCACCCCCGCCACCATACGCCGCCCGCGCGACGGGAGCAGGTAGACGCTCGTGCTCGCCAGCCGCACCTCGCGCGCTTCGCCGCCCGGCAGGACGGTGCGGGACGCGCACCCGCCGAGCCGCTCCAGCATCCGCTGCTCGCGCCGGGGATCGGGCGTGCGCAGCCAGACGGCGCGTAGGCGTGCGGCGGTGTTGGCGTGCGTCACCTGCTCGGGGAGGTCAATCGGGCGCGAGCGGTAGCGGATGAAGAAGAGGTAGCGCAGGGGATGGCCGGCCGGGAAGCCGACGCCGTCCGCGTACGAGCCGGGCTCCAGCCGCGCGCCGGGCTCGATCGCGTGGATGGCGCGGAGGACGCTGTCCGCCGCGCCGTCGAACGCGGCGAAGGCGCCGCCCTCGCCCTCGCGCAGGAAGTCGATATAGTAGCGGGCCAGGTTGTCGCGCGGCTCGGTGGCGGTGATCAGCTCCACCTCGGTGCCGTCGCGGAACTTGATGTGCTGGTTGAGGATGCTGTTGGGGTGCGGCCGCCCCGGCTTGAAGCTGAACCCCATCGCCGCGAAGTCGCGCGCGGCCGCGTCCAGGTCGCGCACCGCCACGGGGACGTGATCGACGCGCGCGATCGCCTGCGCCGGGTCGCAGCGCGCCTGCGCCGACGCGGACGAGGTAAT
This region includes:
- a CDS encoding VOC family protein yields the protein MIRARSIYATAALVCITSSASAQARCDPAQAIARVDHVPVAVRDLDAAARDFAAMGFSFKPGRPHPNSILNQHIKFRDGTEVELITATEPRDNLARYYIDFLREGEGGAFAAFDGAADSVLRAIHAIEPGARLEPGSYADGVGFPAGHPLRYLFFIRYRSRPIDLPEQVTHANTAARLRAVWLRTPDPRREQRMLERLGGCASRTVLPGGEAREVRLASTSVYLLPSRGRRMVAGVTLEVANLAAARQALHLPADAAMSGRDSRGEWLRVRPERAHGIWLELLQPADR
- a CDS encoding PIN domain-containing protein gives rise to the protein MSRPRVYVETTIPSFYFDERQAPEIVAQRHWTRAWWDIAPARYELVTSVTVWGEIFRGPDHRQGDWIQFLRQIRLLPLVPRLRGIEDTYIAQKLMPAVRDGDALHLAFASYYACDYLVTWDYRHLANANKFQHVRRVNTKLGLAVPTIVTPRALMGGRDD
- the lepB gene encoding signal peptidase I; this encodes MSTSQTRAAARSKATAKDKPDAKKKNEALEWAKSIGAAIVLFLVIRTFLIQAYSIPSNSMEQTLLVGDYLMANNAVFGAHIPFTGWRVPGFRDPRHGEIVVFRPTYNHPEEDVVKRVIGIPGDTLQGRDGAVYRNGRKLDEPYVQRSGTPDAEIGFDGRVGVPPEVIPERYGYHNHLPALVSSVDKPGYHPTRDNWGPVVVPPNSYWVMGDNRDESLDSRFMGFIPRQVIRGKPLFIYFSVDPEKDSPFPHFLTAARWGRIGSAIHACCSR
- a CDS encoding cytochrome P450; its protein translation is MTGSGSAPRAGSGAALLLPEPPGPPTRGLPFAHLARFRRDPLAFLESVHRRYGDVARFRFGPRRLYLLAHPDLVRDVLVTQHRNFIKSKALQRARVVLGEGLLTSEGEHHLRQRRLAQPAFHRERIAALGETMVGYAARMAEGWISGREMEVTREMNRLTLAIAGKTLFGADVEAEADEIGGALTTALEAFKRLTNPLGPLLDRLPLPTTIRVKRAAARLDATIFRMIDERRRGGEDRGDLLSMLLAARDEEGDGGGMTDTQLRDEALTLFLAGHETTANALAWTWHLLALHPGAETRLHAELDSVLAGRDPSVEDLPRLPYTRAMLAESMRLYPPAWTIGREPLEAFEAGGYRIRAGSVVLVSPWITHRDPRWWAEPERFDPGRWTPEMEAERARFAYFPFGGGPRKCIGEGFAWTEGILVLATVARRWRLRHAPDAEVGRQPLITLRPTGLRMIAEPRQPSAASSSRSP